The Aspergillus chevalieri M1 DNA, chromosome 5, nearly complete sequence genome includes a region encoding these proteins:
- a CDS encoding U2 snRNP complex subunit HSH49 (COG:A;~EggNog:ENOG410PHEN;~InterPro:IPR000504,IPR035979,IPR034159,IPR034158, IPR012677;~PFAM:PF00076;~go_function: GO:0003676 - nucleic acid binding [Evidence IEA]), with translation MSGARHWEQDKEATVYIGNLDERISDSLVWELMLQAGRIVNVHLPKDRVTQSHQGYGFVEFISEEDAEYASRIMNGIRLYGKPIRVNKASADKQKAVEIGAELFVGNLDPMVTEQVLYDTFGRFGSLTSLPKIARDDNNLSKGYGFVSFGEFESSDAAIANMNGQYLMNKQVSVQYAYKKDGKGERHGDEAERTLAAQARKHNVRPSTQQIPPPFPAPTPPVMPTVMANGDASRPMNTAPPVAPANAGFHNVPPPQASRPVPPPTSLATLPPGLPARPPPSQAGYGGPPQGFIPPGFAGPGQQPSFPPQAAPPPGFTPPGFGPPAGNPGPPPPLPQGFQPAGFGRGR, from the exons ATGTCCGGCGCAAGACATTG GGAGCAAGATAAGGAAGCAACCGTCTATATCGGTAACCTCGATGAGCGAATCTCAGATAGCCTAGTATGGGAGTTGATGTTGCAGGCCGGGCGCATCGTGAACGTCCACCTACCCAAAGACCGAGTCACCCAGTCGCACCAAGGATATGGTTTCGTCGAGTTTATCAGTGAGGAAGATGCGGAATATGCGTCGCGAATAATGAATGGCATCCGTTTATACGGAAAACCCATACGTGTGAACAAGGCGTCCGCCGATAAGCAAAAGGCCGTGGAGATCGGGGCAGAGCTCTTCGTTGGAAATCTGGACCCCATGGTTACAGAGCAGGTTCTCTATGATACATTTGGCCGTTTTGGAAGCTTGACCAGTCTGCCGAAG ATTGCGCGAGACGACAACAATCTGTCGAAGGGCTATGGATTTGTCTCGTTTGGTGAATTCGAGTCTTCGGATGCGGCGATCGCGAACATGAACGGACAATATCTCATGAACAAACAAGTCTCCGTACAGTACGCGTacaagaaggatgggaagggCGAGAGACACGGTGACGAAGCCGAGCGAACGTTGGCCGCACAGGCTCGCAAGCACAATGTTCGCCCGTCAACTCAACAAATACCGCCCCCATTTCCAGCCCCGACACCACCCGTCATGCCGACAGTAATGGCAAATGGCGATGCTTCCCGGCCGATGAACACAGCACCCCCCGTGGCACCTGCAAACGCTGGTTTCCACAATGTTCCCCCTCCCCAGGCAAGTCGACCTGTACCTCCTCCGACTTCTCTGGCAACACTGCCTCCGGGATTGCCTGCGCGACCTCCTCCTTCACAGGCTGGCTATGGAGGACCACCACAAGGGTTTATTCCTCCAGGTTTTGCCGGCCCTGGTCAACAACCATCATTCCCACCGCAAGCAGCACCGCCCCCGGGCTTTACGCCTCCGGGTTTCGGTCCTCCGGCAGGAAACCCCGGCCCCCCGCCTCCGCTGCCACAGGGATTCCAACCAGCTGGATTCGGCAGGGGGCGGTGA
- a CDS encoding DUF2015 domain-containing protein (BUSCO:EOG09265I7S;~COG:S;~EggNog:ENOG410PR51;~InterPro:IPR018559;~PFAM:PF09435;~TransMembrane:1 (o6-22i)) gives MGYFLYFLSFCVIVCGTALYLTRSRWLPLLPVPDYIYQRLPSSFTGDLEAGLSSSQFDITANVADGDLRAGLDEAGKLEVKRIMKSQKVDFDEARRIYTQQRFAKHNIGPDGRPRDPKFVSFS, from the exons ATGGGTTATTTCCTttatttcctttctttctgcGTCATCGTCTGTGGTACAG CGCTTTACCTCACTCGGTCTCGATGGCTACCGCTACTCCCAGTCCCCGATTACATCTACCAGCGCCTTCCCTCCAGCTTCACTGGCGATCTAGAAGCCGGCCTTTCATCGTCACAGTTCGACATCACAGCCAATGTTGCAGACGGCGACCTGAGAGCGGGACTAGACGAGGCCGGAAAGCTCGAAGTCAAAAGGATCATGAAAAGCCAGAAAGTTGACTTCGATGAAGCCCGTCGGATATATACCCAGCAGCGATTCGCCAAACACAACATCGGTCCTGATGGCCGGCCCCGGGATCCGAAGTTCGTTTCGTTTTCATAA
- a CDS encoding 60S ribosomal protein L28 (COG:J;~EggNog:ENOG410PR32;~InterPro:IPR002672,IPR029004;~PFAM:PF01778;~go_component: GO:0005840 - ribosome [Evidence IEA];~go_function: GO:0003735 - structural constituent of ribosome [Evidence IEA];~go_process: GO:0006412 - translation [Evidence IEA]): protein MAAVTNVSNDLVWLLTRNSNSFLVKGRGADRPQLSRDPLNLQNQHSYKYAGYANSKAIGVQGTENGGVTVTTKKTSAPQQPAKTFVNVNYGPKTSTRKIYKGVADVTAKNNYRGDIREDAVTRVSAIRRSQKPKKETPARKPRGAQAKKAAAEKSE from the exons ATGGCCGCCGTCACCAACGTCTCCAACGACCTCGTCTGGTTGCTCACCC GCAACAGCAACTCCTTCCTCGTCAAGGGCCGTGGCGCTGATAGACCCCAACTCTCCCGTGACCCTCTGAACCTACAGAACCAGCACTCTTACAAG TACGCTGGTTACGCCAACTCCAAG GCAATTGGTGTTCAGGGCACCGAGAACGGCGGCGTTACTGTCACCACTAAGAAGACCAGCGCTCCCCAGCAGCCCGCTAAGACCTTCGTTAACGTGAACTACGGCCCCAAGACCTCCACCCGCAA GATCTACAAGGGTGTTGCCGACGTCACCGCTAAGAACAACTACCGTGGTGACATCCGTGAGGACGCTGTTACCCGTGTCAGCGCCATCCGCCGCTCGCAGAAGCCCAAGAAGGAGACCCCTGCCAGGAAGCCCCGGGGTGCTCAGGCCAAGAAGGCCGCCGCTGAGAAGTCGGAGTAA
- the MDH1_1 gene encoding malate dehydrogenase, cytoplasmic (COG:C;~EggNog:ENOG410PGH8;~InterPro:IPR015955,IPR001236,IPR036291,IPR010097, IPR001252,IPR022383;~PFAM:PF00056;~go_function: GO:0003824 - catalytic activity [Evidence IEA];~go_function: GO:0016491 - oxidoreductase activity [Evidence IEA];~go_function: GO:0016615 - malate dehydrogenase activity [Evidence IEA];~go_function: GO:0016616 - oxidoreductase activity, acting on the CH-OH group of donors, NAD or NADP as acceptor [Evidence IEA];~go_function: GO:0030060 - L-malate dehydrogenase activity [Evidence IEA];~go_process: GO:0005975 - carbohydrate metabolic process [Evidence IEA];~go_process: GO:0006099 - tricarboxylic acid cycle [Evidence IEA];~go_process: GO:0006108 - malate metabolic process [Evidence IEA];~go_process: GO:0055114 - oxidation-reduction process [Evidence IEA]), which translates to MVKAAVLGASGGIGQPLSLLLKACPLVDELALYDVVNTPGVTADLSHISSVAKISGYLPKEDGLKHALTGTDVVVIPAGIPRKPGMTRDDLFKVNAGIVRDLVKGIAEFSPKAFVLIISNPVNSTVPIAAEVLKAAGVFDPKRLFGVTTLDVVRAETFVQEYSGQKDPSKAQIPVVGGHSGETIVPLFSKASPSLNIPADKYDALVNRKSQHIVFSSNCFDFRSVDMVCRCPIRW; encoded by the exons atggTCAAAGCTG CTGTTCTTGGTGCCTCGGGTGGCATTGGCCAG CCCTTGTCTCTCCTCCTGAAGGCATGCCCTCTCGTTGACGAGCTTGCTCTCTACGATGTTGTCAACACCCCCGGTGTCACTGCTGATCTCTCCCACATCTCCTCCGTCGCT AAAATCTCCGGTTACTTGCCTAAGGAAGACGGCTTGAAGCACGCTCTGACTGGCACTGATGTCGTTGTCATCCCTGCTGGCATTCCCC GCAAACCTGGCATGACCCGTGATGACCTGTTCAAGGTTAACGCCGGCATTGTCCGCGATCTCGTCAAGGGCATTGCCGAGTTCTCCCCCAAGGCTTTCGTTCTGATCATCTCCAACCCCGTCAACTCGACCGTCCCTATTGCCGCTGAGGTGCTCAAAGCCGCTGGCGTCTTTGACCCTAAGCGCCTCTTCGGTGTGACCACCCTCGACGTTGTCCGCGCTGAGACCTTCGTCCAAGAATACTCTGGCCAGAAGGACCCCTCCAAGGCCCAGATCCCCGTTGTTGGTGGTCACTCTGGCGAGACCATTGTTCCCCTCTTCAGCAAGGCTTCCCCCTCTCTGAACATCCCCGCCGACAAGTATGACGCTCTTGTCAACCGTAAGTCCCAACATATAGTTTTCTCTTCAAACTGCTTCGATTTCAGATCCGTTGATATGGTTTGCAGGTGTCCAATTCGGTGGTGA